In one Candidatus Nitronereus thalassa genomic region, the following are encoded:
- the argB gene encoding acetylglutamate kinase: MEKLIKKADVLIEALPYIRTFADKTIVIKYGGAAMTKDDLKDGFAEDVVLMKYVGLNPVIVHGGGPQINDMLSRLGIQSTFKRGVRVTDQATMDVVEMVLGGKINKEIVTLLNQHGGKAIGITGTDAGFMVCKPFSAKSWSQGMSQDSQSQADEDYGFVGEVEKIDPQMITRLQQENFIPVIAPIGVDRKGMRYNINADLVAGAVAGALKAEKLLVLTDVKGIRDAANRHVSTLSKKDVERMVKKGTISEGMLPKVRSCLIGIEAGVQKAHVIDGRVPHAILLEIFTDKGIGTEIVA; this comes from the coding sequence ATGGAAAAACTCATTAAAAAAGCAGATGTGCTCATTGAGGCGCTGCCGTACATTCGGACGTTTGCGGATAAGACCATCGTTATTAAGTACGGTGGCGCGGCCATGACGAAGGATGACTTGAAAGACGGTTTTGCGGAAGATGTGGTGTTGATGAAGTATGTTGGACTCAACCCGGTGATTGTACATGGCGGCGGGCCACAAATTAATGACATGTTGTCGCGCCTGGGGATTCAATCCACTTTTAAGCGCGGAGTGCGGGTGACGGACCAAGCTACCATGGATGTGGTAGAAATGGTGTTGGGTGGGAAGATCAACAAAGAAATTGTGACGCTGCTCAATCAACATGGAGGAAAGGCCATCGGTATCACGGGAACCGATGCGGGATTTATGGTGTGTAAGCCGTTTTCCGCCAAGTCTTGGTCGCAAGGAATGAGTCAAGATTCCCAAAGCCAGGCGGATGAAGATTACGGCTTCGTGGGGGAGGTAGAAAAAATCGATCCCCAGATGATTACGCGATTGCAACAGGAGAATTTTATTCCAGTGATTGCTCCTATCGGCGTGGATCGAAAGGGTATGCGGTATAACATCAATGCCGATCTCGTAGCAGGTGCGGTAGCTGGGGCTCTGAAAGCGGAAAAGCTGTTGGTGCTGACGGATGTTAAAGGTATTCGTGATGCGGCCAATCGGCATGTTTCCACCCTCTCGAAAAAAGACGTAGAGCGGATGGTGAAGAAAGGTACGATTTCCGAGGGCATGTTGCCCAAAGTGCGATCTTGTTTAATTGGCATTGAAGCTGGCGTGCAGAAGGCCCATGTCATCGATGGGCGAGTCCCGCATGCAATTTTGCTAGAGATTTTTACGGACAAAGGCATTGGCACGGAGATCGTGGCATAG
- the hslV gene encoding ATP-dependent protease subunit HslV, which translates to MIIRSTTILSVRRNGAVAMGSDGQVTVGTTVMKANARKVRRLYHDKILAGFAGSTADAFTLFEKFDVKLEEYRGNLTRAAVELAKDWRTDRVLRRLEALLAVSDDTQSFILSGTGDVIEPEDGILAIGSGGPYALAAARALIAKTELDPKTIVQEAMSIAGGIDIYTNKEIIIEELRK; encoded by the coding sequence ATGATAATACGATCAACCACGATACTCTCTGTCAGGCGAAACGGCGCTGTGGCCATGGGTTCCGATGGCCAAGTTACCGTGGGCACCACGGTGATGAAAGCCAATGCTCGTAAAGTTCGACGATTGTATCATGACAAAATCCTCGCGGGTTTTGCCGGATCTACTGCGGATGCGTTTACCTTATTTGAAAAGTTCGATGTGAAGCTGGAAGAATACCGAGGCAATTTGACACGCGCCGCCGTGGAGTTGGCCAAAGATTGGCGAACGGATCGGGTTTTGCGTCGCTTGGAAGCCTTGCTCGCCGTCTCGGATGATACCCAGTCGTTCATTCTGTCGGGAACCGGCGATGTCATTGAACCTGAAGATGGTATCTTGGCCATTGGATCTGGGGGCCCCTATGCGTTGGCTGCGGCTCGGGCGCTGATTGCCAAAACGGAATTAGATCCCAAGACCATTGTGCAGGAAGCCATGTCCATTGCTGGCGGCATTGATATTTACACAAACAAGGAAATCATCATCGAAGAGTTACGCAAATGA
- the pncA gene encoding bifunctional nicotinamidase/pyrazinamidase: MKFAKSPAGTESKNRSAIPQPDKKSALLLVHLQNDFCPGGALAVAGGDQVIPVANACIQFFSREAFPIIATRDWHPENHCSFQAQGGPWPPHCVQGSRGSQFHPDLKMPPGTLIVSGATNPKKEAYSGFDGTSLEDRLEDVEAKTLFVLGLATDYCVKQTVLDACQRGFRVVVLEDGVRGIEAQPGDSQKAIQDMQTAGALIAHSADLGI, translated from the coding sequence ATGAAATTCGCCAAATCTCCAGCCGGTACCGAAAGTAAAAACCGTTCCGCTATTCCTCAGCCTGACAAGAAATCGGCATTGCTGTTAGTCCATCTTCAGAATGACTTTTGTCCAGGTGGTGCTCTAGCTGTGGCCGGGGGCGATCAAGTCATTCCCGTGGCGAATGCATGCATTCAGTTCTTTTCACGGGAAGCGTTTCCGATTATTGCCACACGTGACTGGCATCCAGAAAACCATTGTTCCTTTCAAGCCCAAGGCGGGCCCTGGCCTCCTCATTGCGTGCAAGGATCCCGAGGATCGCAATTTCATCCTGATTTAAAAATGCCCCCGGGCACGTTGATTGTGTCGGGGGCGACCAACCCCAAAAAAGAAGCCTATTCGGGATTCGATGGCACGTCCCTGGAGGATCGGTTGGAAGATGTCGAGGCTAAGACGCTCTTTGTCCTTGGGCTCGCCACGGATTATTGCGTGAAGCAGACCGTGTTAGATGCCTGTCAACGGGGATTTCGAGTGGTGGTATTGGAAGATGGTGTTCGGGGTATCGAGGCGCAACCCGGGGATTCCCAAAAAGCCATTCAAGATATGCAAACCGCAGGTGCGTTAATCGCTCATTCCGCAGATTTGGGGATTTAG
- the trmFO gene encoding methylenetetrahydrofolate--tRNA-(uracil(54)-C(5))-methyltransferase (FADH(2)-oxidizing) TrmFO: MRDDVVIIGGGLAGSEAAWQAAERGAKVTLYEMRPKKETAAHKTSNLAEIVCSNSLGSADPMSAPGILKEEMRLLNSLVIRAAELARVPAGSALAVDRDIFAQEITRTLESHPNIKIIREEIQEIPRDALCIVATGPLTSENLSKALASLTSKKNLAFFDAISPIIDAESIDMDTVFQASRYDKGGADYLNCPMDEEAYTAFYDALMAAEKVEAKDFEKVPYFEGCIPIEVMAERGKQTLTFGPMKPVGLTDPRTGKRPHAVLQLRAENQHGSCYNMVGFQTKLKYPEQQRVFRMIPGLEKAEFLRLGSIHRNTFVNSPEILRNTLQVKMRGTTFLAGCIIGVEGYVESAASGGLAGINAARALADLPLITPPLGTAHGALINYITTSDAKHFQPMNTNFGLFPPLPTKVRNKEQKRRMIHQRAIDEFKAWKTQFALS; this comes from the coding sequence ATGCGGGATGATGTAGTCATTATAGGTGGTGGACTCGCTGGGTCTGAGGCCGCGTGGCAGGCGGCGGAGCGGGGGGCCAAAGTCACGCTCTATGAGATGCGGCCCAAGAAGGAGACGGCGGCGCATAAGACCAGCAATTTAGCTGAGATCGTGTGTTCAAACTCTCTAGGTTCCGCCGATCCGATGAGTGCGCCTGGTATCTTGAAAGAAGAGATGCGCCTGTTGAATTCATTGGTAATTCGAGCTGCTGAGTTGGCTCGGGTACCAGCGGGTTCGGCACTTGCGGTGGATCGTGATATCTTCGCCCAAGAAATTACCCGAACGTTGGAATCGCATCCGAATATCAAAATTATTCGTGAAGAGATTCAAGAGATTCCCCGTGATGCCCTCTGCATTGTGGCCACGGGGCCGCTAACTTCAGAGAATTTGTCCAAGGCGTTGGCGTCGTTGACGAGTAAAAAGAACTTGGCGTTTTTTGATGCCATTTCGCCGATCATCGATGCCGAGTCAATTGATATGGATACGGTGTTCCAGGCTTCTCGGTATGATAAGGGTGGAGCAGATTATCTCAATTGTCCGATGGATGAGGAAGCCTATACGGCGTTTTATGATGCGTTGATGGCCGCCGAAAAAGTCGAAGCCAAGGATTTTGAAAAAGTGCCGTATTTTGAAGGATGCATACCCATCGAGGTCATGGCCGAGCGTGGGAAACAAACCTTAACGTTTGGCCCCATGAAGCCCGTGGGGTTGACCGATCCTCGGACGGGAAAGCGTCCGCATGCGGTTCTGCAATTACGAGCAGAAAATCAGCATGGTTCGTGTTATAACATGGTAGGGTTTCAAACGAAGTTAAAATATCCAGAGCAGCAGCGGGTGTTTCGTATGATTCCCGGATTGGAAAAGGCGGAGTTTTTGCGGCTGGGGAGTATTCATAGAAACACGTTTGTGAACTCGCCGGAGATCTTGCGAAACACCTTGCAGGTGAAGATGCGCGGGACGACATTCTTGGCAGGTTGTATTATTGGAGTGGAAGGGTATGTGGAGTCGGCAGCGAGCGGTGGATTAGCTGGGATTAATGCGGCGCGCGCGTTAGCGGATTTGCCACTCATCACTCCACCGTTAGGCACGGCCCATGGGGCGTTGATCAATTATATTACGACGAGTGATGCCAAGCATTTTCAGCCCATGAATACCAACTTCGGATTATTTCCGCCCTTGCCTACGAAGGTTCGTAACAAGGAGCAGAAGCGGCGGATGATCCACCAACGAGCGATAGATGAGTTCAAAGCATGGAAGACGCAATTCGCGCTTTCCTAA
- a CDS encoding ABC transporter ATP-binding protein: MPHAPITVHNLTMAYGDVVIQRDLNFTVNQGDIFIIMGGSGCGKSTLLRHMIGLKRPARGDVLFTGESFWQADEESQNRLMRRFGVLFQSGALWSSMTLSENVALPLHEYTDLHESQIQEIVSFKLALVGLAGFGDYYPSELSGGMQKRAGLARAMALDPDMLFFDEPSAGLDPISSRHLDDLILELRESLNTTVVMVTHELASIFAIGNNSVFLDAETKTMLATGHPKTLLAESPIPTVQNFLHRGEVLSTSH, encoded by the coding sequence ATGCCCCATGCCCCTATAACCGTCCACAATTTAACAATGGCCTATGGAGATGTCGTCATCCAACGCGATTTAAATTTTACGGTAAACCAAGGCGATATATTTATTATCATGGGCGGAAGTGGATGCGGAAAAAGTACGCTCCTTCGCCATATGATCGGGCTGAAACGACCGGCACGGGGAGACGTCCTGTTCACGGGAGAAAGTTTTTGGCAAGCTGATGAAGAATCTCAAAACCGTTTGATGCGCCGCTTTGGCGTCCTCTTCCAAAGCGGGGCCCTCTGGAGTTCCATGACCTTATCAGAAAATGTCGCACTCCCCCTGCACGAATATACGGATCTTCACGAATCACAAATTCAAGAAATCGTTTCCTTTAAACTCGCGTTAGTGGGATTGGCTGGATTTGGTGACTATTATCCAAGCGAATTAAGTGGTGGGATGCAAAAACGAGCTGGCTTGGCCAGAGCCATGGCCCTTGATCCGGATATGTTGTTTTTCGATGAACCCTCAGCGGGCCTCGATCCTATTAGTTCACGACATTTGGATGATTTGATTTTAGAATTACGGGAAAGTTTGAATACGACCGTGGTGATGGTGACTCACGAATTAGCCAGTATTTTTGCGATAGGCAACAATTCGGTCTTCTTGGATGCCGAGACCAAAACCATGTTGGCCACAGGACACCCCAAAACGCTTTTGGCTGAGAGTCCCATTCCAACCGTACAAAATTTCTTGCACCGGGGCGAAGTCCTTTCCACATCCCACTAA
- a CDS encoding MlaD family protein → MSRKTNPTAVGVFVIGAILLLIMGIMIFGSGKLLSRKVPWVLYFDESIKGLRVGAPVNFRGVKIGSVNDIKVTFDPKDNSIRTPVYIEIEPDRITPIGKEPVKEDLMAKVLDAIFEMELTTQADRSQAIELIQRGLRARLEMQSFVTGQLSIGLDFHPDTPITLHKYQDPYPEFPTIPTSFEELTAKLEDIPLEDLVNGILRAVTGIERLVNAPELLDAIRSLQGTMDHVQGLSKTLDTRVVTLADSIEATLVTARNALQQAETTLAMKEGASGELAANLHETLEATRAAMDQAQVTFTLQEGPAAQLIKDLRATAKTMDKTFIQAKDTLSTAKGIVDENSGLRYELGNTLEELSAAARSIRNMAEYLERHPEALIHGKGESREN, encoded by the coding sequence ATGAGTCGAAAAACCAATCCCACAGCCGTCGGAGTATTCGTCATTGGAGCCATCCTCCTGCTCATCATGGGCATCATGATATTTGGCAGTGGGAAGTTACTTTCCCGAAAAGTCCCATGGGTGTTGTATTTTGATGAATCCATTAAAGGATTACGAGTGGGTGCGCCAGTCAATTTTCGCGGTGTCAAAATCGGATCCGTAAACGATATCAAGGTCACATTCGATCCAAAAGACAACTCTATTCGCACCCCTGTGTACATAGAAATCGAACCGGATCGGATCACGCCTATCGGCAAAGAACCAGTGAAGGAAGACCTTATGGCCAAGGTTCTTGATGCCATTTTTGAAATGGAACTCACCACACAAGCCGACCGGAGCCAGGCGATTGAACTGATCCAGCGGGGTTTGCGGGCCCGATTGGAAATGCAAAGCTTTGTCACAGGCCAACTCTCCATCGGTCTTGATTTTCATCCTGACACGCCGATCACCTTGCATAAATATCAAGACCCCTATCCTGAATTCCCCACTATTCCTACAAGCTTTGAAGAACTCACGGCGAAGCTGGAAGATATTCCGCTTGAGGATCTCGTCAATGGAATTCTTCGGGCCGTCACAGGCATTGAACGATTGGTCAACGCCCCTGAATTACTCGATGCAATTCGTTCGCTCCAAGGCACAATGGACCATGTGCAAGGATTGAGCAAAACCCTGGATACTCGTGTGGTGACTTTAGCGGATAGTATTGAGGCCACCTTAGTGACCGCTCGCAACGCGTTACAGCAAGCCGAGACCACCCTTGCCATGAAAGAAGGGGCATCGGGAGAATTAGCAGCCAACCTTCACGAAACTTTGGAAGCCACTCGCGCCGCAATGGATCAAGCCCAAGTAACCTTTACTTTACAGGAAGGTCCTGCCGCCCAATTGATTAAAGACTTACGAGCCACCGCCAAAACCATGGACAAAACCTTTATCCAAGCTAAAGATACGCTCTCCACCGCCAAGGGCATCGTCGATGAAAATTCTGGATTACGCTATGAACTGGGAAATACGCTTGAGGAATTATCTGCGGCTGCTCGATCCATTCGAAATATGGCAGAGTATTTGGAACGACATCCAGAAGCACTGATTCACGGCAAAGGAGAATCTAGGGAGAACTAA
- a CDS encoding PqiC family protein, translating into MNKNFEYWKSIGVILVCLSLGGCTATSQPSKFYLLNSYSSTKQAIAKAPEGLAVGVGPLTIPEYVDRPQIVTRVSTNELSLAEFHKWAEPLKDNIPQVLIDNLSVLLKTDHVVSYPWKRTTSIEYQVAIDITRFDATADGEAHLTARWYLYGEDTRTILDTHNSHLTAPLQGPDYASIVAALNRTLDELSQSIATSIVNVHLKKKK; encoded by the coding sequence ATGAACAAAAATTTTGAGTATTGGAAATCGATAGGCGTGATTTTAGTTTGTTTGTCTCTTGGTGGATGCACCGCCACCTCACAACCCTCCAAGTTTTATTTACTGAATTCCTATTCCTCAACCAAACAGGCCATCGCAAAGGCACCGGAAGGTTTGGCCGTTGGCGTTGGGCCACTGACTATTCCCGAATATGTGGATCGGCCCCAAATCGTCACAAGAGTCAGCACGAATGAATTAAGTTTGGCAGAGTTTCATAAATGGGCCGAACCTCTTAAGGATAATATCCCTCAAGTCCTCATTGACAATTTGTCTGTTCTCTTGAAAACCGATCATGTCGTTAGTTACCCATGGAAACGAACCACATCCATTGAGTATCAAGTGGCCATCGATATCACGCGATTTGACGCAACGGCTGATGGGGAAGCCCATCTCACCGCCCGTTGGTACTTGTATGGGGAAGACACGCGAACCATTCTAGACACCCATAACTCTCATCTCACGGCACCGCTTCAAGGGCCAGACTACGCATCAATTGTTGCTGCCCTAAATCGAACTCTTGACGAATTAAGCCAATCGATTGCTACCTCGATCGTCAATGTCCATTTGAAAAAGAAAAAATAG
- a CDS encoding ABC transporter permease, whose translation MEEHTYRQTFKPTKTFRTFLHMAAIRFTRSPENTILVELLGAWRIQEPRPSLQDLLRECHADPPVRQLQFSSQALESWDTGLITFLLNIQRFCESKHITVDFSELPQGIHRLMKLAAAVPERLETRKSSGKIGHVSRLGNKALSTTDGAQDMVAFIGEAFVTFFRFLRGRAQYRRSDLGITIQECGAKALPIVTLISVLVGLILAFVGAVQLQQFGAQIYVANLVGLGMAREMGAMMTAIIMAGRTGAAFAAQLGTMKVNQEIDAFITMGISPMEFLVLPRMLALMLMMPLLCIYSDLLGILGGAIVGITMLDLGSAQYFYQTQGAVTLTDFAAGLIKSIVFGVLVAIAGCLRGMQCGSSSAAVGLATTSAVVTGIVFIVVSDAVLTVLYDILGV comes from the coding sequence GTGGAGGAACACACATACCGGCAAACCTTTAAACCAACCAAGACCTTCCGAACATTTCTTCATATGGCCGCAATACGGTTTACTCGATCACCTGAAAATACCATTCTCGTGGAATTGCTTGGAGCCTGGCGGATTCAAGAACCTCGCCCTTCCCTTCAGGACCTCCTTCGAGAATGCCATGCAGACCCACCAGTCCGCCAACTCCAATTTTCCTCCCAAGCCCTGGAAAGTTGGGATACGGGATTAATCACTTTCCTTTTGAATATCCAACGCTTCTGTGAATCGAAACATATTACAGTCGATTTTTCTGAGTTGCCTCAGGGCATTCATCGCCTGATGAAACTCGCGGCAGCCGTACCCGAACGCCTTGAGACAAGAAAATCATCTGGGAAAATTGGGCATGTGTCGCGGCTGGGAAACAAAGCTCTCAGTACAACGGATGGCGCCCAGGACATGGTGGCCTTTATTGGAGAAGCCTTTGTGACGTTTTTCCGATTTCTCCGGGGACGGGCGCAATATCGCCGCTCGGACCTTGGGATTACCATTCAAGAATGCGGAGCCAAAGCTCTACCCATTGTTACGCTAATCAGTGTACTGGTTGGGCTTATATTGGCATTTGTGGGAGCCGTCCAATTGCAGCAATTCGGCGCACAAATTTATGTGGCGAACTTGGTGGGCCTCGGCATGGCAAGAGAAATGGGGGCCATGATGACGGCCATAATTATGGCGGGGCGTACCGGAGCGGCCTTTGCCGCACAGCTGGGCACCATGAAGGTCAACCAGGAAATTGATGCCTTTATCACCATGGGAATTTCCCCCATGGAATTTCTGGTCTTACCTCGAATGCTCGCGCTGATGCTCATGATGCCCCTGCTGTGCATCTATTCGGATTTGCTCGGTATTCTCGGGGGAGCGATTGTCGGAATCACGATGTTGGACTTAGGCTCGGCCCAATATTTTTATCAAACTCAAGGAGCGGTGACTCTAACGGACTTTGCGGCTGGGCTCATTAAAAGCATCGTATTTGGCGTGTTAGTGGCCATTGCCGGATGCTTGCGTGGTATGCAGTGTGGCTCCAGCTCCGCCGCCGTGGGGCTGGCGACAACTTCGGCCGTCGTCACCGGAATAGTCTTTATCGTGGTCTCTGATGCGGTCCTGACGGTGTTGTACGACATTCTGGGAGTGTGA
- the hslU gene encoding ATP-dependent protease ATPase subunit HslU has translation MIMKSDTPSQSVKLDSMTPRQIVEELDRYVIGQSDAKRMVAIALRSRWRRQQLDPELREEIFPKNIIMIGPTGVGKTEISRRIAKLADAPFIKVEASKFTEVGYVGRDVEAIIRDLTEQSVNMVKNASLERVERKAEDRAEDRVLDLLLPPSSSRAMSSRDDDEESNGKASVGESDSTRQKLRKQLREGALDKRTVEIEVKERTLPVGIISNVGGMEDIENNLREMLGGMMPGKKKNRVMKIPEALKYFTQEEAQKLLDMDEITREAVHRVEESGIVFLDEIDKIAGKEKNMGPDVSREGVQRDLLPIVEGSTVNTKYGPVRTDHILFVAAGAFHVAKPSDLIPELQGRFPIRVELEALTKEDLVRILTEPRSALVKQYQALLGTEGITLDFTKDGIEEIAATAVEVNDRTENIGARRLFTIVERLLEDVSFAAQELDEKKVVIDAAYVQEHLKDIVKDQDLSRYIL, from the coding sequence ATGATTATGAAATCGGATACACCCTCTCAGTCAGTGAAACTTGATTCGATGACTCCACGACAAATTGTCGAAGAGTTGGATCGCTATGTGATTGGCCAAAGTGACGCGAAACGCATGGTCGCGATAGCCCTGCGGAGTCGATGGCGCCGGCAGCAATTGGATCCTGAGCTTCGGGAAGAAATTTTCCCAAAGAATATCATTATGATCGGACCGACCGGTGTAGGAAAAACCGAAATCTCTCGACGTATTGCCAAACTTGCCGATGCACCGTTTATTAAAGTGGAAGCCTCCAAGTTCACCGAAGTTGGCTATGTGGGGCGCGATGTCGAGGCGATTATTCGGGATCTGACGGAACAATCCGTCAATATGGTCAAGAATGCTTCGCTCGAACGCGTGGAGCGTAAAGCCGAAGATCGGGCAGAAGACCGGGTCTTGGATTTGTTGCTTCCCCCAAGCTCTTCTCGGGCGATGTCCAGTCGGGACGATGATGAAGAGTCGAATGGTAAAGCTTCTGTGGGAGAGTCGGATTCCACCAGACAAAAACTACGCAAACAGTTACGCGAGGGAGCTTTGGATAAGCGCACGGTGGAAATCGAAGTCAAAGAACGTACGCTGCCGGTTGGAATTATTTCCAATGTGGGCGGCATGGAAGACATCGAAAACAATCTTCGGGAAATGTTGGGTGGGATGATGCCGGGGAAGAAGAAAAACCGGGTCATGAAAATCCCAGAAGCGTTGAAGTACTTTACTCAAGAAGAAGCCCAAAAACTGCTCGATATGGATGAAATTACCCGCGAGGCGGTTCATCGTGTCGAAGAATCGGGGATCGTCTTCTTGGACGAGATCGATAAGATTGCCGGCAAGGAAAAAAATATGGGCCCGGATGTGTCGCGGGAGGGAGTCCAGCGTGATTTGCTGCCGATTGTAGAAGGCTCTACCGTCAATACCAAATATGGTCCTGTTCGGACGGACCATATTCTTTTCGTGGCAGCGGGGGCGTTTCATGTGGCCAAGCCATCGGATTTGATTCCGGAGTTGCAGGGGAGATTCCCCATCCGTGTGGAATTAGAAGCGTTAACCAAGGAAGACCTCGTTCGAATTTTAACGGAACCTCGAAGTGCTCTGGTGAAGCAATACCAAGCATTGTTGGGGACGGAAGGAATTACGCTGGATTTCACGAAGGATGGTATTGAAGAAATTGCCGCGACTGCGGTTGAGGTCAACGATCGGACCGAAAACATTGGCGCCCGACGACTCTTTACTATTGTAGAGCGTTTACTGGAAGATGTGTCCTTTGCCGCGCAAGAGCTGGACGAGAAAAAAGTGGTCATTGATGCTGCCTATGTTCAAGAGCATTTGAAAGATATTGTGAAGGATCAAGATCTAAGTCGATACATCCTTTAA
- a CDS encoding 3'(2'),5'-bisphosphate nucleotidase CysQ: MTDFARELNVATELARKAGAVIMEVYATDFTVAYKGKNDPVTDADKRGNEMIVKGLRQAFPNDIIVAEESARPDATQAGTRIWYVDPVDGTKEFIAKNGEFSVMIGLSINGQAKVGVVFRPDGDLLYVGVVGQGAWMERNGKRMPLVVKNPGLSSSITQAVSRSHRHPMLEKIGKDIGVGKEVPSGSVGLKIGLIARGLADIYIEPGPYTKLWDSCGPEAILRAAGGQFTNILGEQIRYGLTQLKNTHGLVATNGAYHEKVIQGLEPVAKELGLTAQPAQ; this comes from the coding sequence ATGACAGACTTTGCGCGAGAACTAAATGTGGCAACGGAATTAGCCAGAAAAGCAGGAGCCGTCATCATGGAGGTGTATGCCACAGATTTCACTGTGGCCTATAAAGGAAAAAATGATCCGGTGACGGATGCGGATAAACGTGGGAACGAAATGATTGTCAAAGGGCTCAGGCAAGCCTTTCCCAACGATATTATTGTTGCCGAAGAAAGTGCAAGACCCGATGCGACCCAAGCGGGTACCCGGATTTGGTATGTCGATCCTGTGGATGGGACGAAGGAGTTTATTGCCAAAAATGGTGAGTTCTCTGTGATGATCGGGTTGTCGATCAATGGGCAAGCCAAGGTAGGTGTGGTGTTCCGGCCAGATGGGGATCTACTGTACGTCGGAGTGGTAGGACAGGGAGCGTGGATGGAGAGGAATGGCAAGCGGATGCCGTTAGTCGTTAAAAACCCTGGCCTTTCGTCTTCAATTACACAGGCTGTTTCACGGTCTCATCGTCATCCCATGTTAGAAAAAATCGGAAAAGACATCGGCGTGGGTAAGGAAGTGCCCTCAGGGAGTGTCGGCTTAAAAATTGGATTGATTGCTCGAGGCCTTGCGGACATCTATATAGAACCGGGTCCTTATACCAAACTCTGGGATAGTTGCGGGCCGGAAGCCATTCTTCGGGCAGCGGGTGGACAATTTACGAACATACTTGGGGAACAAATTCGGTATGGCCTCACGCAGTTGAAGAATACCCATGGATTGGTGGCGACCAATGGGGCGTATCATGAGAAGGTGATACAAGGATTAGAGCCGGTTGCGAAGGAATTGGGGTTGACGGCGCAGCCTGCGCAATAA
- the xerA gene encoding site-specific tyrosine recombinase/integron integrase, which translates to MEDAIRAFLTHLDLERGASRETLRSYQSDLRQFVEFLRSGDREAVVDPGEVDPTTIRQFLIWLAEKQEKKTSQARKLACLKSFYKFLNLRAMITTNPTTHIRAPRLGQHLPRVLSKDDADRLMESPNEDAGAKTARDRAILETLYSTGARVSELVGLNWGDVNLEDGMVRLRGKGKKERLVPIGQVAIDAIHDYVAMGSVKLSTDKVAVEAMGVKSLAFSEDRPVFQNNRKSRLSVRTVERIVRQYAGHLQVGSVTPHTLRHSFATHLLDEGADLRVIQELLGHASLGTTQKYTHLATDRLMEVYDKAHPRAGHASQVSKAQKGKSA; encoded by the coding sequence ATGGAAGACGCAATTCGCGCTTTCCTAACCCATCTGGACCTTGAGCGGGGTGCCTCCCGCGAAACCCTACGGAGTTACCAATCGGATCTTCGGCAATTTGTCGAATTTCTGCGAAGTGGCGATAGAGAAGCCGTGGTGGACCCTGGCGAGGTTGATCCCACGACGATTCGTCAATTTTTAATTTGGTTGGCCGAGAAACAAGAGAAAAAAACATCCCAAGCGCGAAAACTGGCCTGCCTCAAGAGTTTTTATAAATTTTTGAATTTGCGAGCAATGATTACCACGAATCCAACGACGCATATTCGAGCTCCGCGCCTGGGCCAGCATCTCCCGCGTGTCTTGTCGAAAGATGACGCCGATCGGTTGATGGAATCACCCAACGAAGATGCAGGAGCCAAAACCGCAAGGGATCGGGCGATTTTGGAAACCTTGTATTCCACCGGTGCGCGAGTCAGTGAATTGGTTGGGTTGAACTGGGGCGATGTGAATCTTGAGGATGGTATGGTTCGGCTTCGGGGAAAAGGCAAGAAGGAGCGACTGGTGCCAATAGGCCAAGTCGCGATCGACGCAATTCATGATTATGTGGCCATGGGGTCGGTTAAATTATCTACCGACAAGGTTGCAGTTGAAGCGATGGGTGTGAAATCGTTGGCGTTCTCTGAAGACCGACCAGTGTTTCAGAATAACCGCAAAAGCCGCCTATCAGTCCGTACGGTGGAGCGAATCGTCCGGCAATATGCAGGGCATTTGCAGGTAGGCTCTGTGACGCCCCATACGTTGCGACATTCCTTTGCCACTCATTTACTCGATGAAGGAGCGGATCTTCGGGTAATTCAAGAACTCTTAGGCCATGCCTCCTTGGGCACGACCCAAAAATATACACACCTCGCGACGGATCGGTTAATGGAAGTCTATGACAAAGCGCATCCACGAGCAGGACATGCGTCTCAGGTTTCAAAGGCTCAAAAAGGAAAGTCAGCATGA